A window of Castanea sativa cultivar Marrone di Chiusa Pesio chromosome 1, ASM4071231v1 contains these coding sequences:
- the LOC142615803 gene encoding protein CHLOROPLAST IMPORT APPARATUS 2-like has translation MSSCLTGGGGRTYALDLEIVKSPSTTSTWTSQTHTSSSSSSSSSSSSSSTLSESSNSPLAISTRKPRTPRKRPNQTYNEAAALLSTAYPNIFSTKNLTKPRKFTKQHDYYSVFDESSELLLPFRVIDSSGFLLHQPILEEKPISQFQSSKVSKPGEVDFHFHGHGNSTELCCDGFGYEYEEDFDAESILDEEIEEGIDSIMGNLSVNSSAEVADEWKGPRRALAINNCWNSNVNLGFGGKFESGFVGNNMRALRHVEEEEEVNWWSCPNPIVDVRQISPKFHNAVSSSSSSLLTEEKKKKKKKKKKKKVENLEDPVAVDTEISDSVPKPNSGLLLKLNFDEVLSAWSDRGCPFSDQIPPGSEFPGNDVYARVAQIDLFSEGGGLREASVLRYKEKRRTRLFSKKIRYQVRKVNADRRPRMKGRFVRRPNSSANGQR, from the exons ATGTCTTCGTGTTTAACCGGAGGGGGTGGAAGAACCTATGCACTGGACCTAGAAATCGTGAAATCCCCATCAACGACGTCAACATGGACATCTCAGACTCacacatcttcttcttcttcttcttcttcttcttcttcctcttcttcgaCTCTCTCCGAGTCCAGCAATTCCCCACTTGCAATCTCAACCCGAAAGCCCCGAACCCCGCGAAAGCGGCCTAACCAGACATACAACGAAGCCGCAGCACTCCTCTCCACGGCCTATCCCAACATCTTCTCAACTAAAAACCTCACAAAGCCTCGCAAGTTCACTAAGCAACACGACTACTACTCTGTCTTTGATGAGTCCTCTGAGTTGTTGCTGCCCTTTCGAGTCATCGACAGCTCCGGTTTCTTGCTCCACCAACCAATCCTAGAAGAAAAACCCATTTCGCAATTCCAATCCTCAAAGGTCTCAAAGCCAGGGGAAGTTGATTTCCATTTCCATGGCCATGGGAATTCCACGGAATTGTGTTGTGATGGGTTTGGGTATGAGTATGAGGAGGATTTCGATGCGGAATCGATTCTGGATGAGGAGATTGAGGAGGGAATTGATAGTATTATGGGGAATTTGAGTGTGAATTCCAGTGCCGAAGTAGCAGATGAGTGGAAGGGTCCCCGGCGGGCATTGGCAATCAATAATTGTTGGAATTCCAATGTTAATTTGGGTTTTGGCGGGAAATTCGAATCTGGGTTCGTAGGAAACAATATGAGAGCATTGAGGcatgttgaagaagaagaagaagtaaactGGTGGAGTTGTCCTAATCCCATTGTGGATGTGCGTCAAATCTCACCCAAATTCCACAACgctgtttcttcttcttcttcttcgcttTTGacagaagagaagaagaagaagaagaagaaaaagaagaaaaaaaaggtggaaAACCTCGAGGACCCTGTGGCTGTGGATACTGAAATTTCAGATTCAGTTCCAAAACCCAACTCCGGGTTGCTCTTGAAATTGAATTTCGACGAGGTTTTGAGCGCTTGGTCCGACCGAGGTTGTCCATTTTCGGACCAAATTCCTCCAGGCTCCGAATTCCCAGGAAATGATGTCtat GCGAGAGTAGCGCAAATAGACTTATTTTCGGAGGGTGGAGGTTTGAGAGAAGCCAGTGTGCTTCGCTACAAGGAAAAGCGGCGTACACGCCTCTTCTCTAAGAAGATTAGATACCAAGTCAGAAAAGTCAACGCTGATAGACGGCCCAGAATGAAG GGGCGCTTTGTTAGGAGGCCAAATTCTAGCGCAAATGGTCAAAGATGA